GCTCCACCCGTGGAGCTAAGCGGGCTATCTCCTCGATCTGGGCCATGGTCCCGTACTCGTCCCCGTAGCACTGGATCGCTAAAATGGGGGCCCGGATTTGGGGGAGGAGGTCGCGGATGTCCCAGGCGCGGAAGCGAGGATCCAGCCAGGCCTCGTTCCAGCCGAAAAAGGCGGAATCCGGGTCCTGGTGGTAGCGGGCTAGACGGGCCCTCAGATCCCCGGAAAGGTAGTTGGTTCGGGCCCTACGGATGCTCTCCAGGGTGACCTCCTCCACGAACACGTGGGGGGCCACCGCCACCAGGCCCCCCACGGCCTCCGGGAAGGTGGCGGCGTAGATGAGGGCGATGGAGCCTCCGTCGCTGTGCCCGTAGAACCAAAGGGGCTCCCCACCTAGGTCCAGGGCCTGGAAGAAGGCCGGGAGGAACTCCTGGGCCTGGCGGTGCATGAAGTCCGGGCCCCACCGCTCCTCGGGAGGACGGGGGCTGGAGCGGCCGTACCCCCAGCGGGAGAAGACCAACCCCCGGACCCCCAGGGCCCGGCAGAGC
This genomic stretch from Thermus oshimai DSM 12092 harbors:
- a CDS encoding alpha/beta fold hydrolase, with the translated sequence MPFLEVTWSEYRHTIEYAWVNPEAPGPLWVFLHEGLGSVALWRGFPEELCRALGVRGLVFSRWGYGRSSPRPPEERWGPDFMHRQAQEFLPAFFQALDLGGEPLWFYGHSDGGSIALIYAATFPEAVGGLVAVAPHVFVEEVTLESIRRARTNYLSGDLRARLARYHQDPDSAFFGWNEAWLDPRFRAWDIRDLLPQIRAPILAIQCYGDEYGTMAQIEEIARLAPRVELCRLEGCGHSPHRDRPEAVIEVVKGFFRRCTGLEDGNFRGVG